From a single bacterium genomic region:
- a CDS encoding type II toxin-antitoxin system PemK/MazF family toxin, with protein sequence MKRGYLYRVAHPSGLDTKKSRAFVVVSRQAVIDSRFSTVICAPVYSVHDGLSTQVSVGVEEGLKHDSSIHCDELVSLPKIMLTNYTGTLFPQKIQELDHALRIAIDIPD encoded by the coding sequence GGTTACTTATACCGTGTTGCTCATCCTTCCGGCCTGGATACTAAAAAGTCCAGGGCCTTTGTTGTAGTAAGCCGGCAGGCAGTTATTGATTCCCGTTTTTCCACAGTTATTTGCGCTCCTGTTTACTCGGTTCACGACGGTCTTTCAACACAAGTATCAGTTGGTGTAGAAGAAGGCCTGAAACACGACAGCAGTATTCACTGCGATGAACTGGTTAGTTTACCTAAGATAATGTTGACCAATTATACCGGCACCCTGTTTCCGCAAAAAATTCAGGAACTTGATCATGCCCTGCGCATTGCCATAGACATTCCGGACTGA